The Bradyrhizobium sp. LLZ17 genomic sequence ATCGCGCCGGCAACCTGATCGACCGCGAGGACCACATCGCCAAGAGCTGGCACTGGGAGGTCGGCTGGACCACCGCATCGCTGGCCTGCTTCGTCGGCCTGTTCGTCTGGGGCGCCAGCGTGTATTTCGAGATGTACAAGACGCCGGCGGACGAGTTGGTCGTGTTCGTCGTCGCGAAGCAATGGATGTGGAAGACCCAGCATCCCGGCGGCCAGGCCGAGATCAACGCGCTGCACGTGCCGACCAACCGCCCGGTTCGCCTGGTCATGGCCTCGCAGGACGTGATCCATAGTTTCTTCATTCCTGCCCTGCGGCTCAAGCACGACGTCGTGCCCGGCCGCTATCAGGACATCGAGATCGAGGTAGACAGGCCCGGCACCTATCATCTGTTCTGCGCGGAATATTGCGGCACCGACCATTCAGGCATGATCGGCGAAATCGTGGCCATGGAGCCGGCCGATTTCTCCAACTGGCTCACGCGGCAGGCGCCGTCAAGCTCGCTCGCCGGCGAGGGCGGCGCGCTGTTTCGCGAACTCGGCTGTAGCGGCTGTCATGGCCCGGGCAGCAAGATCCGCGCGCCGCCGCTCGAGGGCCTCTATGGACGGCCGGTCCCGCTGTCCGACGGCAGCACCGCGATTGCGGACGACAAATACATCCGCGACTCCATCCTGCTGCCGCGTAGCCAGATTGTTGCGAGCTATGAGCCGCTGATGCCCTCGTTCGAGGGCAAGGTGAGCGAAGAACAGCTTTTGCGCCTCGTGATGTACATCAAGTCGCTTGCAGGACACCGATCATGAGCGAGAAAAGCTATCTGACCACCGACTACACGCTGAAATCCTGGTTCTTGACCACAGACCACAAGCGGATCGCAATCCTCTATTTCGCGAGCCTGATCTTCTTCTTCTTCATCGGCGGGGCAGCGGCAACCGTGATCAGGATCGAGCTTGCAACGCCCCAGGGCGACATCGTCAGCTCCGACATCTACAACCGCCTATTCACCATGCACGGCATCATCATGGTGTGGTTCTTCCTCATTCCATCTATTCCGAACACGCTCGGCAACTTCATCGTTCCGTTGATGATCGGCGCGCGCGACCTTGCCTTCCCCCGGCTCAACCTGATGAGCTGGTACATCTTCATGCTGGGAGGCTGCACGACATTGTTTGCAATCCTCGCCGGCGGCGTCGACACCGGCTGGACTTTCTATACGCCGTTCTCGACCCTCTACTCCAACAGCTACGTGATCGTGGCGGCCGCCGGCGTCTTCATTGCCGGCTTCTCATCGATCCTGACCGGATTGAATTTCATCGTCACCATCCATCGCCTGCGCGCTCCCGGCCTGACCTGGTATCGCCTTCCGCTCTTCCTGTGGTCGCTCTACGCGACATCCGTCATCCTGGTGCTGGCAACGCCGGTGCTCGCGATCACGCTATTGCTGATCGCAGTGGAACGCTTCTTCGGCGTCGGCATTTTCGATCCGCGGATCGGCGGCGATCCACTGCTGTTCCAGCACCTGTTCTGGTTCTACTCGCATCCCGCGGTCTATATCATGATCCTGCCGGGCATGGGCGTGATCAACGAACTGATCTCCTGCTTCTCGCGAAAGCAAGTGTTTGGCTACAAGTTCGTGGCGTGGTGCAGCCTCGCCATCGCCGCGGTCGGCTTCCTGGTGTGGGGACATCACATGTTCGTCAGCGGCCAGTCGCTGATCGCAAGCCTCGTCTTCTCATTCATGAGCTTCATCGTCGCGGTGCCCTCGGCGATCAAGGTCTTCAACTGGACCGCAACGCTGCACAAAGGCCTGCTGCGCTTCGATGCGCCCATGCTCTATGCGCTGGGATTTATCGGCCTGTTCACGATCGGCGGGCTCACGGGCCTGTTCCTTGCCTGCCTCGCCTTTGACGTGCACGCCACGGACACTTACTTCGTCGTGGCACATTTCCACTACATCATGGTCGGCGGCATGGTGACGGCCTATTTCGGCGGCTTGCATTACTGGTGGCCGAAGATAACCGGCCGGCTGTACTCGGAATATTGGGCGCGCGCCGCGGCCGTCCTGATCTTCTTCGGTTTCAATCTCACATTCTTCCCGCAATTCATCCTCGGCGCAGAAGGCATGCCCCGCCGCTACCACGTCTACCCTCCGGAATTTCAGGTCTGGAACGTGCTGTCATCGGGCGGCGCCGCGATTCTCGCCGTCGCCTACCTGATGCCGCTGTTCTATCTCGGCTACTCCGCGTTCTTTGGCGCCCGCGCGCCGGCGAATCCCTGGGATGCCCCCGGCCTCGAATGGCAGACGTCCTCTCCGCCGCCGGAGCACAACTTCACCACGCAGCCGGTGGTCACGCGCGCGCCCTATCAATATGACCGGGATTTCCACGCGGAGCCGCAAAATGCCTGAGAGCCCGGCCTTCGCACCGCAGTATGCCTCCATCCCCCACCGCGATCACACCGCCGAGCTTGGCATGTGGGTCTTCATTGCCACGGAGATCTTGCTCTTCGGCGGCCTGATCCTCGCTTATCTCGTTTACCGGCATGCGTTTCCGCAGGGCTTCGCCGAGGGCAGTCGGCACACCGACATCCTGATCGGGACAACCAACACGGCTGTGCTCCTGACCTCGAGCTTTCTCGTCGCATGGGCGGTCGAAATCTTCTCCGCTGAGACGGCTCGGATCAGCACGTTGCTGTTGCTCGGCGCCGCCTGTCTTGGGCTGGTCTTCATCGTGCTCAAAGGGATCGAGTACAGGAAGGAGTACGACGAGCACATCGTCCCCGGCGTCGATTTTCGGTTCGGCGGTCCGCTGGGCAACAGCGTCCAGCTGTTCTTCATCTTCTACTTCGTCGCCACGGCGATCCATGCCCTGCACATGCTCATCGGCATCGGCCTGCTTGCGACGCTTGCGATCATCTGCCGGAAGATGCCGACGACGCGTCATCATACGGCGCTGCATAGCGCAGCACTGTATTGGCACTTCGTCGACGTGGTCTGGATCTTCCTGTTCGCGCTGATCTACTTGCCCGGGCGGTCCTCGTCATGACGCATTGGCGGCCCCCGCTTCCACTCGTCGGAGCTTGGCTGGGCCTGTTGGCCTTGCTCGCACTCACCGTGACGCTTGCCTATGTGCCGCTCGGGGCCGGCA encodes the following:
- the coxB gene encoding cytochrome c oxidase subunit II; translation: MWRQWIPFWQPGLSPQSGDVDLLFAGLLMTSALVLGILFFLLTLFCVRYRAGNLIDREDHIAKSWHWEVGWTTASLACFVGLFVWGASVYFEMYKTPADELVVFVVAKQWMWKTQHPGGQAEINALHVPTNRPVRLVMASQDVIHSFFIPALRLKHDVVPGRYQDIEIEVDRPGTYHLFCAEYCGTDHSGMIGEIVAMEPADFSNWLTRQAPSSSLAGEGGALFRELGCSGCHGPGSKIRAPPLEGLYGRPVPLSDGSTAIADDKYIRDSILLPRSQIVASYEPLMPSFEGKVSEEQLLRLVMYIKSLAGHRS
- the ctaD gene encoding cytochrome c oxidase subunit I; translation: MSEKSYLTTDYTLKSWFLTTDHKRIAILYFASLIFFFFIGGAAATVIRIELATPQGDIVSSDIYNRLFTMHGIIMVWFFLIPSIPNTLGNFIVPLMIGARDLAFPRLNLMSWYIFMLGGCTTLFAILAGGVDTGWTFYTPFSTLYSNSYVIVAAAGVFIAGFSSILTGLNFIVTIHRLRAPGLTWYRLPLFLWSLYATSVILVLATPVLAITLLLIAVERFFGVGIFDPRIGGDPLLFQHLFWFYSHPAVYIMILPGMGVINELISCFSRKQVFGYKFVAWCSLAIAAVGFLVWGHHMFVSGQSLIASLVFSFMSFIVAVPSAIKVFNWTATLHKGLLRFDAPMLYALGFIGLFTIGGLTGLFLACLAFDVHATDTYFVVAHFHYIMVGGMVTAYFGGLHYWWPKITGRLYSEYWARAAAVLIFFGFNLTFFPQFILGAEGMPRRYHVYPPEFQVWNVLSSGGAAILAVAYLMPLFYLGYSAFFGARAPANPWDAPGLEWQTSSPPPEHNFTTQPVVTRAPYQYDRDFHAEPQNA
- a CDS encoding cytochrome c oxidase subunit 3 is translated as MPESPAFAPQYASIPHRDHTAELGMWVFIATEILLFGGLILAYLVYRHAFPQGFAEGSRHTDILIGTTNTAVLLTSSFLVAWAVEIFSAETARISTLLLLGAACLGLVFIVLKGIEYRKEYDEHIVPGVDFRFGGPLGNSVQLFFIFYFVATAIHALHMLIGIGLLATLAIICRKMPTTRHHTALHSAALYWHFVDVVWIFLFALIYLPGRSSS